The bacterium genomic sequence CGGACAGGGAACCGGACGATAACGACTTAATCCCGACCGACTACCCCAGGCGTGCGACCGGCAGGGTTCCGCTCTGGACGGTCATGGTCGTCTTTCTCGGGCTTCTGGGTCTCTTCGTGTACCTGGTCTGGCCGGTCGTCACCCCCTTCGTGGTCTGGCTCGCCCTGGTGTTGATTTTAGTCCCCTTCGCCTACCACGACGCGCGGGCCATTTCCCTCATCGCCCTGGTGACCGTCGCCGGCGTCATCTTCGGCGTAATAAACCTCTGGGACGCCTTCTTCCCCTTCGTCGTCGCCCTCTTCCTGGCCTTTCTCCTGGACCCGGCGGCGGACATGGTGGATAAATTCATCCACCGCCTGGCCCGTCACGAGCACGCCGAGCCGCCGAAGGACAAAAAGGGTGGCAAGCTGCGCGCCGTCGCCGCCCTCACGGTCATCGTCGGGGCTGTAGCCCTCGTCGTCGGACTGGCCATGCTCCTGGTCCCCACAGTCCAGAACGACATCGCCCGTCTGCGGGAGTTCGACTTCACCAGTCTGGTGAGCCGGGTGGAGCGGTGGCTGGATGGAATCTCCGGCGGCTCCCCGGAGATTCGGAACGCCGTGGAGGCTCTCGCCGCCCGGCTCCAAACCGCCATCTCCGAGGCCATCCCCGACGTGACGGTCCTCTTGGAACGCCTGCTGGCGAGCTTGGGCGACCTGGGGAACCTCGTCCTCATCCCCATCTTCACCTTCCTCCTGTTGCGAGACGTGGACCGCTTCAAGAAGCGGCTGACCGATCTCATTCCCCAACGGCACCACGAGCGGGTCAAGGATTTCAGCGAGGACGTGAACCGCGTCTTCGTGGGCTTTTTCCGCGCCAAGCTCGTGACCTGCGCCTTCATCGGAATCGTGACCGGAGTCGGGCTGTGGCTTCTGGGGGTGCCCTTCTTCATTCCTCTGGCGGTCATCTCCGGAATTTTGAACTTCATCCCGTTCCTCGGCCCGTTCGTGGCCGGAGCCGTGGCCGTGCCGATGGCCTTCTTCACCCCGGACCCCGCCCCGACGATGCTTCTGACCCTGGCGCTCTACGTGGTGAGCTTCACCATCTCGGGCTACGTCCTCGACCCGCTGGTGGTCGGGAAGAAGGTGGGAATCGGCGCGGTGCTCTTGATTCTCTCCGTGCTCGTCGGCCTTCAGTTCGGCATAATCTGGGCCTTCCTGGCGGTACCCATCGCGGCCGTAATCAAGGTCATCGCGCTGCAGGTGGAGCGTTTCTACCGCCGGAGCCCCATCTATCTGGGACTGGATAAGCCGGATTGATTTGACAAGCCCGGCCCGCCGGTCTACCATTACCGACCACATGCGTGGGTAATGGAGGGGCAAGGGGCTTAAGCCCCTTGTCTCTACGGCAATTGAGGAGTTCAATGCGCATCGGGCTTCCCCGAACCCTCATCCTCTATTATCGCTTCCTGCCGCTTGTGGCCACCTTTTTCCGCCGCCTCGGCGTCGAGCTGGTAATCTCGCCCCCGAGCAACAA encodes the following:
- a CDS encoding AI-2E family transporter, giving the protein MTDREPDDNDLIPTDYPRRATGRVPLWTVMVVFLGLLGLFVYLVWPVVTPFVVWLALVLILVPFAYHDARAISLIALVTVAGVIFGVINLWDAFFPFVVALFLAFLLDPAADMVDKFIHRLARHEHAEPPKDKKGGKLRAVAALTVIVGAVALVVGLAMLLVPTVQNDIARLREFDFTSLVSRVERWLDGISGGSPEIRNAVEALAARLQTAISEAIPDVTVLLERLLASLGDLGNLVLIPIFTFLLLRDVDRFKKRLTDLIPQRHHERVKDFSEDVNRVFVGFFRAKLVTCAFIGIVTGVGLWLLGVPFFIPLAVISGILNFIPFLGPFVAGAVAVPMAFFTPDPAPTMLLTLALYVVSFTISGYVLDPLVVGKKVGIGAVLLILSVLVGLQFGIIWAFLAVPIAAVIKVIALQVERFYRRSPIYLGLDKPD